In Dromiciops gliroides isolate mDroGli1 chromosome 4, mDroGli1.pri, whole genome shotgun sequence, one DNA window encodes the following:
- the TACSTD2 gene encoding tumor-associated calcium signal transducer 2, protein MAHPLGLALLLAAAIGWTATQNCTCPTNRWTICNPSGPGGACQCTVLGSGHVADCGTLTSKCLLLKARMSPHKGRKLIKPPEHAVVDNDGLYHPDCDSSGRFKARQCNQSSECWCVNSVGVRRTDKGDQTLRCDELVRTSYILINLRHQERARPFNHSDLSRALRRLFQERYQLSPRYVTAVEYERPTIQIELQQNASQKARGDVDIADVAYYFERDVKGDSVFHNAPLGLEVRGEPVHVEDTMIYYVDEKPPQFSMKRMTAGLIAVIVVVALAIVAGIVVLVVSNKRKSGKYEKVEIKEMGEMNKQLNL, encoded by the coding sequence ATGGCGCACCCGCTCGGGCTGGCGTTGCTCCTGGCGGCAGCGATCGGCTGGACAGCGACCCAGAACTGCACCTGCCCCACCAACAGGTGGACGATCTGCAACCCGTCGGGCCCCGGGGGCGCTTGTCAGTGCACGGTCCTGGGCTCGGGCCACGTGGCGGACTGCGGCACTCTGACCTCCAAGTGCCTGCTCCTGAAGGCGCGCATGAGCCCGCACAAGGGCCGCAAGCTGATCAAGCCCCCCGAGCACGCCGTGGTGGACAACGACGGCCTCTACCACCCGGACTGCGACAGCTCGGGCCGCTTCAAGGCGCGCCAGTGCAACCAGAGCTCCGAGTGCTGGTGCGTGAACTCGGTGGGCGTGCGGCGCACCGACAAGGGGGACCAGACGCTGCGGTGCGACGAGCTGGTGCGCACCAGCTACATCCTCATTAACCTGCGGCACCAGGAGCGCGCGCGGCCCTTCAACCACTCGGACCTCAGCCGCGCCCTGAGGCGCCTCTTCCAGGAGCGCTACCAGCTGAGCCCCCGGTACGTGACGGCCGTGGAGTACGAGCGCCCCACCATCCAGATCGAGCTGCAGCAGAACGCCTCCCAGAAGGCCCGCGGGGACGTGGACATCGCCGACGTGGCCTACTACTTCGAGAGGGACGTCAAGGGCGACTCTGTCTTTCACAACGCGCCCCTCGGCCTCGAGGTCAGAGGGGAGCCCGTGCACGTGGAGGACACGATGATTTACTACGTGGACGAGAAGCCCCCCCAGTTCTCCATGAAGAGGATGACGGCCGGGCTGATAGCCGTCATCGTGGTGGTGGCCCTGGCCATTGTGGCCGGCATCGTAGTCCTGGTCGTGAGCAACAAGAGGAAGTCGGGAAAGTATGAGAAGGTGGAGATCAAGGAGATGGGCGAGATGAACAAGCAGCTCAACTTGTAA